From a single Solanum dulcamara chromosome 4, daSolDulc1.2, whole genome shotgun sequence genomic region:
- the LOC129884551 gene encoding L-type lectin-domain containing receptor kinase IX.1-like has product MALSKFLNILLFLVIFVIPSSYSLNFNLTNINPSDVNRSINVTGDAYISNQGIQVTPDERNIALGGKTGRAMYVESLQLWDKATGKLTDFTTHFSFVIDSNGNNRFADGLAFFLVPVGSSIPVGSSGSGFGLVDAETENKSSYESFVAIEFDTYMNTWDPSYIHVGININSMESVATKLWKNDIKLGMKNDAWISYNASSKALEVVFTGFDKKYNRDKLSYTIDLRHYLPENVSFGFSASTGQLFQKNNVKSWDFNSSLSFDANKVPEHVEHPSASPPIQPKNPNDPPITQVKEPKGPPQEVLSTTRKGNKGLVVGSSIGLPILILGLITASCFLWKKKRKGDNKDPVFIDLDMDDEFEKGTGPKKFSYGELARATNNFAEGQKLGEGGFGDVYKGLLKEFNSYIAVKRLSKGSKQGIKEYASEVKIISRLRHRNLVQLFGWCHEKEKLHLVYELMPNESLDKHLFKEKSLLVWEIRWKIAQGIASALLYLHEEWEQCVVHRDIKASNVMLDSNFNAKLGDFGLARLVDHDKGSQTTMLAGTVGYMAPECVMNGKASKESDVYSFGIVALEIASGRRSIDIKAPEDQVRLVEWVWSHYGARNLVEATDPRLNKMFNEKEMERLMVVGLWCAHPDNKLRPSIRQAIHVLNSEAQLPILPSRMPVATYSPPPLNMFSSPFSNTYEVSKTVGSEQEQTMTYTISSSVYSSSAASSTKSLL; this is encoded by the coding sequence ATGGCTCTCAGCAAATTTTTGAACATCTTgctatttttagtaatttttgttATCCCTTCTTCATATTCATTGAACTTTAACCTCACCAATATCAATCCATCTGATGTTAATCGTTCGATCAATGTCACTGGAGACGCCTATATATCGAACCAGGGGATACAAGTCACGCCTGATGAACGTAACATTGCGTTAGGTGGAAAAACAGGACGTGCCATGTACGTTGAGTCACTGCAATTATGGGACAAGGCTACAGGGAAATTGACAGATTTTACTACACATTTCTCTTTTGTTATTGATTCAAATGGTAACAATCGCTTTGCTGATGGACTAGCCTTTTTCTTAGTTCCTGTTGGTTCGAGTATTCCAGTTGGTTCATCTGGCAGTGGCTTTGGTCTTGTTGATGCTGAGACAGAAAACAAGTCATCATATGAGTCATTTGTTGCTATCGAGTTCGATACATATATGAATACCTGGGACCCCTCATACATACATGTAGGTATCAATATAAATTCTATGGAATCTGTTGCTACTAAATTATGGAAGAATGACATTAAACTTGGGATGAAAAATGATGCTTGGATTAGTTACAATGCTAGTTCTAAGGCTCTTGAAGTTGTTTTCACAGGATTTGACAAAAAATATAATCGAGACAAATTAAGCTACACGATTGATCTGAGGCATTATTTGCCTGAGAATGTTAGTTTTGGCTTTTCAGCATCAACTGGACAATTGTTTCAGAAAAACAATGTCAAGTCTTGGGATTTCAATTCAAGTTTGAGTTTTGATGCTAACAAAGTTCCAGAACATGTCGAACATCCTAGTGCAAGTCCTCCCATTCAACCTAAAAATCCAAATGATCCTCCGATTACTCAAGTTAAAGAACCAAAGGGTCCTCCTCAAGAAGTACTCAGCACCACGAGAAAAGGAAACAAGGGACTAGTAGTCGGATCAAGCATAGGCTTACCTATTCTTATTCTTGGGTTGATAACTGCCAGCTGCTTTTTatggaagaaaaagaggaaaggAGATAATAAAGACCCTGTCTTCATTGATCTAGATATGGATGATGAATTTGAAAAGGGTACCGGTCCTAAGAAGTTCTCATATGGTGAATTAGCTCGTGCAACGAACAACTTTGCTGAGGGACAGAAGCTTGGAGAAGGAGGATTTGGTGATGTTTATAAAGGCTTATTGAAGGAATTTAACTCATATATTGCTGTTAAGAGATTATCAAAAGGGTCTAAACAAGGGATAAAGGAGTATGCATCAGAAGTGAAGATCATCAGTAGATTAAGGCATAGAAATTTGGTTCAACTTTTCGGTTGGTGCCACGAGAAAGAGAAGCTGCATCTTGTTTATGAATTGATGCCCAATGAAAGCCTAGATAAACATCTTTTCAAAGAAAAGTCATTGTTGGTCTGGGAAATCAGGTGGAAAATTGCTCAAGGAATTGCCTCGGCTTTGCTCTATCTACACGAAGAGTGGGAACAATGTGTAGTCCATAGGGACATAAAAGCAAGTAATGTCATGTTGGATTCAAACTTCAAtgctaaattaggtgattttgggTTGGCtaggcttgttgaccatgacaAAGGATCTCAAACAACAATGTTAGCAGGGACCGTGGGGTATATGGCACCGGAATGTGTTATGAATGGAAAAGCTAGCAAGGAGTCAGATGTATACAGCTTTGGAATAGTAGCATTGGAAATAGCTAGTGGAAGAAGATCAATAGATATCAAAGCACCAGAAGATCAAGTGAGATTGGTAGAATGGGTGTGGAGCCACTATGGAGCGCGAAACCTAGTTGAAGCAACTGATCCAAGATTGAATAAGATGTTTAATGAGAAAGAAATGGAACGTTTAATGGTCGTTGGTCTATGGTGTGCTCATCCAGACAACAAACTCAGGCCATCAATAAGGCAAGCAATCCATGTTCTAAATTCTGAAGCTCAATTACCAATTCTTCCATCAAGAATGCCAGTTGCAACGTATTCACCCCCTCCATTGAATATGTTTTCGTCTCCATTTTCAAATACCTATGAAGTTAGTAAAACAGTGGGTAGCGAGCAGGAGCAGACTATGACTTACACAATTTCCTCAAGTGTTTATTCATCATCAGCTGCTTCATCGACAAAATCACTTTTGTAA
- the LOC129884552 gene encoding uncharacterized protein LOC129884552, giving the protein MSVPQKKLYPYLEELFKKKSSTRESALRTLVKEFETNVHYEFAENNFVTLVHRCQNCLKRGSALEIDLALHLIGLVVLTLGAGDNAHEVYDELLVLVPQLLIKSKLSQAVKVFDCLSIVTFISARDFVDTESSMEIIWQFLNQESKHPSTVAAAAISGWILLLSGIDRWSISPKKWKGLIPYLLKLLEDGDEHVNVASIEALALIFEIGNLEKFSNQVGDYASMKDMKDGIMDQVKRVCNDTKQEASKVLEDDYDKTTTLSLGGTRLTFSTWSQLKQMSYIRRFLGNGFTNHMMENEHLHNIFHFAPTTKCRNDLELYKPEFEQVVFRVFVPEVRRENCSKRIHKSHSSLLSKGRTKLRNKYRSLAEETKSGHIADEELD; this is encoded by the coding sequence ATGTCCGTTCCACAGAAAAAGCTCTATCCTTATTTAGAAGAATTattcaagaagaagagttccACCAGAGAAAGCGCATTAAGGACATTGGTTAAGGAATTTGAGACCAATGTGCATTACGAATTTGCTGAAAATAATTTTGTCACTTTGGTACACAGATGCCAAAATTGCTTGAAACGAGGTTCTGCTTTGGAGATTGATTTAGCATTACATCTAATCGGATTAGTTGTTCTGACTCTTGGTGCGGGTGATAATGCACATGAGGTGTATGACGAATTGCTTGTGTTAGTACCTCAACTTCTGATTAAGTCCAAACTATCTCAAGCAGTCAAGGTGTTTGATTGTTTATCTATTGTCACTTTTATTAGTGCCAGAGACTTTGTAGACACCGAAAGTTCAATGGAAATTATATGGCAATTCTTGAATCAAGAAAGCAAACATCCATCTACTGTGGCTGCTGCAGCGATATCAGGTTGGATTCTCCTCCTTTCAGGCATTGATCGATGGAGCATTAGCCCCAAAAAGTGGAAAGGATTGATCCCTTATCTTCTGAAACTACTAGAGGATGGTGATGAACATGTTAATGTTGCTAGCATTGAAGCACTAgctttaatttttgaaattggaAATCTTGAGAAATTTTCAAATCAAGTAGGAGATTATGCAAGCATGAAGGACATGAAAGATGGGATAATGGATCAGGTAAAGAGAGTATGCAATGACACCAAACAAGAAGCTTCAAAAGTTCTCGAGGACGATTACGATAAGACAACCACCCTCAGTTTAGGTGGAACAAGACTCACTTTTAGCACCTGGTCACAGTTGAAACAGATGAGTTACATAAGAAGATTTTTAGGCAACGGTTTCACAAATCACATGATGGAAAACGAACACCTCCACAACATTTTTCATTTTGCACCAACAACGAAATGTAGGAATGATTTAGAACTGTACAAACCTGAATTTGAACAAGTGGTTTTTCGAGTTTTTGTACCTGAAGTAAGAAGAGAAAATTGCTCAAAGAGGATTCATAAGTCCCATAGTTCTCTACTGAGCAAGGGAAGGACTAAGTTGCGGAACAAGTACAGAAGTCTTGCAGAGGAGACCAAGTCTGGGCACATTGCTGATGAAGAGCTTGACTGA
- the LOC129884554 gene encoding F-box protein KIB4 encodes MKQESSQNSLIDPNDPKGQLIQFSNAIIFEGKFYALSLQGTLAVIEVIEDQFQVTRVSRRRAIPSSYSRHFIEYLVESNGEILLIFLISERSNRVVDKVEVFKLNIEDLSWLRLENLGDGTLFTGIKCGMSVLASQVGCRNNCVYFTHHSIDGWRMYDMRSGCISPCYDDAGSEIKDPVWEEPIIGKKTS; translated from the coding sequence ATGAAACAAGAAAGCAGTCAAAATAGCCTTATTGATCCGAATGATCCTAAGGGGCAGCTGATACAATTCAGCAATGCCATTATCTTCGAAGGGAAGTTTTATGCACTAAGTTTGCAAGGGACCCTGGCAGTAATAGAAGTAATTGAAGATCAGTTTCAAGTCACGCGAGTTAGTAGAAGGCGAGCCATTCCTTCAAGCTACTCAAGGCATTTCATAGAGTACTTGGTTGAATCTAATGGAGAGATCTTGCTCATTTTCCTGATCTCAGAAAGATCAAACAGAGTGGTGGACAAAGTGGAGGTGTTCAAACTGAACATTGAAGATTTGTCATGGTTAAGATTGGAAAACCTCGGGGATGGAACATTATTCACAGGGATTAAATGTGGTATGTCAGTGCTTGCAAGTCAAGTTGGCTGCAGAAATAACTGTGTGTATTTTACTCATCATTCCATTGATGGCTGGAGAATGTATGATATGAGAAGTGGTTGCATTTCCCCCTGTTATGATGATGCTGGTTCTGAGATTAAAGATCCAGTGTGGGAAGAGCcaataattggaaaaaaaacatCATGA